One Bacillota bacterium genomic region harbors:
- a CDS encoding arsenite methyltransferase translates to MVDDIKNIVREGYGKIAEQGSSCCGQGSSCCRSANLRTDADVQKTISKKIGYTDEELDRVPAGANLGLGCGNPVALASLKEGEVVLDLGSGPGLDCFLAANKVGAKGKVIGIDMTPEMIERAKNNAKNGSYENVEFRLGEIENLPVADNSIDVIISNCVINLSPDKEKVFQEAFRVLKPGGRFMISDLVLSKELPSAITQSIEAYIGCISGALLKETFIETVKTAGFQDVMIIDETPFPVELMASDPTVKSIINDLKMPLKEVIRITNNAILSIKIYGVKPV, encoded by the coding sequence ATGGTTGACGACATAAAAAATATCGTAAGAGAGGGTTATGGAAAAATTGCCGAGCAGGGTAGTTCCTGTTGTGGCCAGGGTAGTTCCTGTTGTCGTTCTGCCAATCTCCGGACAGATGCTGATGTTCAGAAAACCATAAGTAAAAAAATAGGTTATACCGATGAAGAGTTGGATAGAGTACCTGCGGGTGCAAACCTAGGGCTTGGTTGCGGCAATCCCGTAGCCCTTGCATCTCTAAAAGAGGGCGAAGTTGTTCTCGATCTTGGTTCTGGACCAGGGCTTGATTGCTTCCTTGCCGCAAACAAAGTTGGGGCTAAGGGAAAAGTTATCGGCATAGATATGACCCCCGAAATGATCGAAAGAGCGAAAAATAACGCTAAAAATGGTAGCTATGAGAATGTCGAGTTCAGGCTCGGCGAGATAGAAAACTTACCGGTTGCCGATAACTCCATAGACGTGATTATTTCGAATTGCGTTATCAATCTCTCGCCCGACAAAGAGAAGGTATTTCAAGAGGCCTTCAGAGTGCTGAAACCAGGCGGCAGATTTATGATCTCAGACCTCGTTTTATCCAAGGAACTCCCAAGCGCAATTACACAATCCATCGAGGCCTATATCGGTTGCATTTCCGGAGCCCTACTAAAAGAGACATTCATAGAGACAGTAAAAACAGCCGGCTTCCAAGATGTCATGATAATCGACGAGACACCCTTCCCTGTTGAGCTCATGGCAAGCGACCCAACAGTAAAATCAATCATTAACGATTTAAAGATGCCGCTTAAAGAGGTGATAAGGATCACCAATAATGCGATCTTAAGCATTAAAATTTATGGAGTTAAGCCTGTTTGA
- a CDS encoding AbrB/MazE/SpoVT family DNA-binding domain-containing protein, translating into MARKGGDKHPKTSVSQAASCCKVEAILSVDERGQMVLPKEIREKVGIKAGDKLAIVSMEGDSGMCCITLIKAEELTNLVKSILGPAMKDLLG; encoded by the coding sequence ATGGCAAGAAAAGGCGGCGATAAACATCCTAAAACCTCGGTGAGCCAAGCAGCGAGCTGTTGCAAGGTTGAGGCAATTCTTAGTGTAGATGAACGCGGTCAAATGGTACTCCCTAAGGAGATAAGAGAAAAGGTAGGTATAAAAGCTGGGGATAAACTGGCTATTGTTAGCATGGAGGGTGATAGCGGCATGTGTTGCATCACCCTTATTAAGGCCGAAGAACTCACAAACTTAGTAAAGAGCATCTTGGGACCGGCCATGAAGGACTTGCTTGGCTAA